A window of Eucalyptus grandis isolate ANBG69807.140 chromosome 4, ASM1654582v1, whole genome shotgun sequence genomic DNA:
ATTAACATAGCAAAACCACATataatcatccacaaaggtgatgaagtacttctttcctcctctactttttataaattttaaatcacataaatcactatggattaattgtaaaGTTTCACTTGTTTTTTCAACTGATTTAAAAGGTTTCTTAGCAAATTCagcctcaacacaagtctcacattTGTAATGGGCATCCAAGTCAAACCTTGGAATTAGCCCTAAGTCTGctatcattttcatcataccATAGTTTATGTGTCCTAATCTACTAtgccataaataaataaaaaggaaacaaaCAGTATAAACTAAACACTTctctttattaatagtctttgggtactAAAATTTCGAGTTTACATTaatgacagccacattggcTTTGAATAGATCATTATACAAGTACCATCTCCCCACATACATCTCCCtttaaaaaacacaaacttgtcatactcaaaaataattttaaaatcctTCTTGACAAGTATGGAGCCAAAAATAAGATTCTTTCGGATTTTAGGTACATGCAGCACAGTTAACAGGGTAATTTCTTTGCCAAAGGTGAACTTCAAAATCACCTTTTGCCGATATAGAGTTAGCCATGTAGAGcttcccttcttcttcagccttctcataaAAGGAGAACATGTATTTTTCACACaaatgtgatttgtggcacTTGTGTCTAACCAATAATCAGTATTGTTCAACGGTAATGATACCTCAGACACCATCACAACAGTCAGTTTCTCACTATCTTCATGCTTTGTCAAATTTAGGTGTCTTGCCTTTGTTCAGGCACTTCTTGCAATCATTAGCACGATAGCCAAGCTTATTGTAAATAAAACACATCCCTTGGAGTTTTGTGGATCGTTCCTTTTGCCTgtcttttccttgaaaagatTTCTTCATTCTCACATTTTGTTTAGAAGTTGAGGACTCCACAATGTTAGCCTTTGGTTTAATAGGAGGGTTTGCATTCCTTTTGTTGTCCTCTTCAATTCTGAGGCACAtaatgagatcttcaaggcttatctccttccgtttgtgcttcaaataatttttgaagtctgacCAACCTAGAGGCAGCTTCTCAATAATTGCCACTTGGAATTACTCACTATGTAACATTTCCTCAATAAAGATGTTGTTTAAAATTATTTGCAATTCTTGAATCTGAttcataacaaatttagaaTCCACCATTTTTAAAACCAAAAATTTGGCATCCACAAATTTCTCAATGCCTGCATTCTCagttttatatttcttttctaaggTCTCTCGTAGTTGTTTAGCAGTTCTAAtgttacaataaacattataaagagaatttACCAAATAATTAACGATATAATTTCAGCATAGGAAGTCCCCgtgcttccaagcctccaacaCCCTAAGGGTAGTGACATATTGctcatttggactaattatcgGGCACATCTCCAATAAGTACTTGATCAGATTTAGCGTGGTCAAATAATAGAACATTTTCTGCTACCATTGCTTAAAGCCCACACCGATGAATTTTTCCAGATCTCATTCGGTGTTATTGGATGTGGTAACATCAAACTAAGCAAAGCCTATTGAACCATCCCTCTAGAAATTGGACCCgttgttttgaaaaatagtcTCAGGTATGTCAATCAAGCGACTTGTACCCGCACCACCATAAATGGTCTCGGCCCAAAGGCTCACAATATTTGCTGCCACAACACCAGGCCCCAAGGTATGAACCTCTCCACCAACGATGGTCAAAACGACCATGGGAACGTCTCCAAAATTGTTTCGGACATCATTTGATACTTGATTGTTATTAGCCATCTTGATTTTCTGATAAATACTACAAACtgtaagaaaaaaatgattaattgcCTTaagattattgaaaataattttcacacaccggaagaaaaaataatattcgcgtattaaaaaaaattacgtaACTTTGTTTGTTGGAACCAGAAAAATAAATCTGagaaaatgataacaatatTATAATAATGATCAAGCCAATGTTTGTATAATCTTTACATATAAAGATGTTGAATCACAACCCAAATACAAAACTGTTTGATTGTAATAAAATTTATAGGAAATTAAACAGGAGGTGAGATTTAGCTAACTGAAtatccttaaggcgattagttcctgccaattGTGTTAAGTAGTTTcatgaactatgcctcccaagatataaCACCTTGAACCCGTTTGTATTAACATTATATAAATAGGACTCTATAAAACACTTTAGAAATTGGCACACTTGGAGGAGTGTTTTTCCAAAGAGGAATTCTTATTTGTGGATAACTCTATCTGCCACAAATTAAAGAAGactcaaaagaaaatcattttcgtAAGCTAAAGATTATTGGAGAATTGTTGCAAGGAGACTCTAGAAGATCCATCATTAACACGTCCCTTAATGCAAGTAAAATATGTTGCATGAAGATGAAAGAATTCGTTCCTTAACACGTCCATCCATTAATTCGTTCATAAATGCGTCACAAAATTGCTGCAAAGCTGCTGCATCGAGGCTCAAGAAATGTGTTCATTAACACTTCAATTAATTCATCCATAAAACTGTTCCAAGACTGATGCACAAGGGCTGAAGGAATGCAACCATTAAATCGTTTATTAATGccgaaggttgaagaagaaatgCATGAACTTATGTTGAGCTATTAATACCATTAATTTCAACAATTTTCGTTCTCTTTCCCTTCACTCTTATTTACTTGGTCACTCTTCATGCTCGATATCTGAAAGCTATGAATTTATTAGGGCCAATTCAGCGTCCTCGGGCGATCATTATCATTGACGAGCGAACTCAATTATGTGCTAGCCAGGATGCCTTCATCATTACCACCGTGAAGACCTTAATCATGTGCAAATTGAGTATGCCTTCGTTTTCACTTTTAGTCTAGAGGCTCAGCATTCAGATACATAGATCACATGGCCGTGCATGCACCACTGCAGCAGAGAAGTCCAAGAATTTAAAAAACCATCTAACGAATATTTGCTTCGAGCAAGCAACGTGGACAGCTTCTGTCGTCTGAAATATATATCGATATCTACTCTGCTCATGTTTATGATTGTGTGTGTGCGTGTCGtgtgtcgagagagagagagagagagagagagagagagagagagatcacggATAACAAGAAGTTGATAATATAGGCCAAATGTGAATCGAGCATCAAGAACACCATCTCGAGAATATTATTACTCAATGCAGTTGAGATAATTAATGGCCAGGACAGCTTTGGGCTTATCACGATAATTTGCactttaataatttgtcaactTGCCTGTTCAAGTGCATGCAATCTTGTAATGTGCGCCCGCGATTATGATAAATTATGTTGTCTGAGTCTCCTGCTCCAGGTGTTACGGTACATCTACAGGTTTTTCTATGTAGTCATTACAGCAAAAGGATCGCATACTTTCCGAGTTACCCAGAAAATCAGGACTTGAGATAGATTGAGAGAGCCCCCTTTCTGGACGTTGTACTTGCTAACTACTACAACTGATATTTCCGTGAAATAATAACTATCACCAGCATGCGCTGCGCGCGTTTTGCGCTACAATAGCTACTACTACACAGGTAATAGCTTCCACAAAGTGCATTGATCTAGAAAGTAGGGGTCGGTAGGCATAGTTTAGTGAAAGCTTTTAGAAGCTGTTGCTTCGCATTAGCAACATTTCTCTTTAAGCAATTTAAATGGAGTAAAAACGTATGAACCATTAAGCAATATAAATGCAGttttttttcagtttgtttCTTATTCGATTcagttctcattaaaaaccgaAACTTTTTTAaccggttcggtttttatcggttcggttaaccgaaccaaaccgataaaatctaaagtttttcctttttatttttttaatttaaaaaaataaaatctttttttttttttttttcttcttcttcttcttcattggccaaTTGCCGGCCCGAGGGCTGGTGGCCAACCcgacggccggcgaccggccaatgaagaagaagaagaagaagaagaaagaaaaaggaataaaagaaaataaaaagaataaaaattaattacaaaatcaatttaaaaaataaaaaatttatagaaaggGGTATATGTAGGGagaaatacaaatacaaaagtAAAAACCGAACGGAACCGAGATTTCGATTCGGTTCGATTTTGTTCGGATCGGATTTCGATTCGGTTCAATAAATTCCTTATCAATTCAGTCCGgtttggtttttcaaaaaaaccgaaccgaaccaaaccattTATACCCCTATAGCATACATCTCTAGTGTAAAACAAAATTTACAGAAGCAGCCTACCTCTCAAATAAAGGGTGGATAAAACTGCTTGTGTAAATTCCTTAAtcaaatgataatttaattCGCAGTATAATGAATATAATTATCATCAGAATGATCTATAATACCACTTCTTATTTAAACAGTCAGCTATGCTGATGTTACCTTTTAAATTCCATGAGAGGGGCTAATTGGGATTGTTTAAGCAATTCACGTAATCATTGACCTCTTGTCAATTAATTCTAGATGGCTTTATCGAGATAACAATAACTCAATCAAAATACAATTTCTTACAAGAGGGCTTGACCAATGAGCTATTGCGCATTCTTTCAAGGGTAGTTGCTTCTAGGAAAACCTTCCCATCTCATCGGGCTTGAGAAGTACTTGGCCTTGAAAGCCATTGCCAAGTATCAATATTAGAGAAAATCTAACCCACTCTTAGACTTTACTATGGTTCGAATGATGATAAGAACCTAGGCTTTTGGGGCATATGCTGCCATATTTGGGGGAAGGTGGGAACTAAGCAGGCGCTATTTCTAGGAATCATTATCGGGACATCCACATCGTCATTCATTTCTGTACGCTCGAATCTGTCAGAGCTTTCCTTTTATAACTCGTTTTTTCTTGCCTTAAATCTGTCAATAGTTTTGGATAAAGCACGAATCTGACTCTGGTGAGACGCGGTGCCAAGACAAGGAGCCCAGTTTTGCACGCCAATAAACTCCAAGTTGACAACGTGACGATTTGAATCAGTTCCTTCTCAGTGTCAGTCCAACTCCGAGCTCTCGCAGACTATTGTATGATTAGCTGCTGTCATCTGCATCGTTGGTCGAGACCGTTCAGGAATTCAGCAATCTGTTCAGGTGGCTGATTAATGCATCCGTTAGGATATGTTTCATCGTATTTGCCAAAAATGAGCTGGAGTCTCAGATTCAAACCCTCTCTTTTTAGTATGTACGGGGCACTGCGTTGTTCTTGTTTATTGTGCATCATACAGTGAGTATACTTACCGTGTCCACGGTTCGACATTTGCACGTTCTTGTAATGAGTGACCATCCTTGCAGATAACGACGATACTGTGGATAGGATATTAAACTCCAAGTTGACATCAGTTCCCATATATTTCGTCAGTCTCATTGGCTTCAACGAATAGATTCTGCTTACTTTCCGACCAATCCATCTAGTTTTGATTCATCGGCACCCTAGAATACATGAAACCATGTGGTCCGACGATCTTGTTGGATAACTCGAAGCTCTTTATTTGCTAGAAACAGCTGTATATAAAATTGTAACTATTCAGTCTTCTCCTAATGTTTCATTTCTCAATATCTTCGAACGATGCATAAACAGTTTTGGGTTTGGGCCCAACAGATATGTGTCCTGGTTTGGGCTCTTCCTGTATTGTTTTCCTGGATTGTCTCTACCTCAGCAACAAAGAGAGGGACGAAAAGACTAACCAAGCCCAGGGAATGACACTCGTTCATTGACCTGATCGAACATTGCGAAGCAAGAACTAGGAATTTACACTGCATCAGTCCCTTCCTAGACTTCTAGGAGGCAAGCATTTTCCCacgaaagaaatggaaaagcaaGGTCACAAACCAAAAGTCACTACTAAATTTGAATCGATTCGGGGGGAAATCGCGAGCTCACGCTATATTAATTGGCAATCCAAGGCCTCCAATCGAAAAGGTTCATAACATCAGGTGCAACGAACACTCGATCGGGACATTATAGCTGTCGGCCTTCTTCTCCCTGCCATTGACACACACAAAAATATCAAGATGAAAGCTGTTAAGTCGATTAGCATGTATTGCAGCAACCATTTGGAAAACTTCAAGATTACGTTACAGACGGCTATCCATTTTCTTCTGTATGTTTTGAATCGCCGCTCCCCTCCTCCCAAAAATACCATATAATGAATTCTCAGCgcaaaaagaaggagaagcgggttttctttttgggggaGAGGGCCATGAAATGCAAGTTAATTCAACGGTAGGGTTagagatgatgatgacataCCTCTCACATTCTCACTCCCATCATTTCGCAACGACGAAGTCCCCCATGCAAAAAGATAAATCCTCTTCAAATCCtccataaagaaaatgaagattaaATAAACCCTAAATTTAGGAAAATCCTCATCAACGCATCTTCACCGGGCAATGCTGGAACTTCTCCAGCAATTCCGGGTCTCTCAACCCAACAAGAAATTGGGCCAAAGCTTCAAGAAACAGACCCGCCTGGTACAGGTTCGTTGCGCTCATTATATCCGCGAGCACGCTCTTCCTCAGCCTGTTGGCGTCCAGGAAAACGCCCGCCAAGCCCTGTGCCGCCGCCGCTGCGGCCTTCCCGACCGTGGCCGtcgtctccttcttctttttgccgGACGCTCTCGTCCACTGATCAGCCACTCGGTCCGCAAAGTGGGCCTGCTCGGCCTTGGCCCGGTCCCACAGCGCCGGCACCATCAACCGGACCCCGCACTCGATCTGCTCCATTCGGGATATGGTGTGCTTGCTAGGGTTCTTCCACGCTGTCAATACCTGCCACGGCCTGCCCGAGAGCTGGTTGcagtcgtcttcaagaaagacACCAGCGCCTTCATCATCGCTATCGTCGCCGTCGTTCTCGAGGAGTGAGCGGAGGAGGGTGGTGAAGACGTAAGGGTGGAGGTCGCCGAGGAAGAGGAAGGGCCTCTCGAGGGAGTTGCGCCACGGAGGGCAGAGCAGCCGAGGGAGCTGgtcggcggaggaggaggacgcgGCGAGGTTGAGGGCGGAGTAGTAGGACTGGAGGTGGCAGTGGAGGGCGTGGACGGCAGCGGATAACTGGAccgaggtggaggaggaggaggaggaggaggacaaggaGTCACGGAGGAGCGGGAGGAGGGTGCGCTCGAGGGCGTCAAACCACTCGGCGTAGAAGTCGGCGAAGCGGCGGGTCTTCTTGAAAGGGTTGGCTGCGGGCAACGCTAGGGTTAGGGTTAGTCTTTTCTtgaaacgagagagagagagagagagagagagagagaggtaccTGCAGATTTGTGCATGTTGAAGAAGACGTGAATGGAGACGTTGCCTTGGGGAGAGATCGACGGGGAGAGAGACGATGGAGAATTCGGAAGGCGAACTTGGAGGATTTctctgcaatttttctttttggagggaaaagaagagaagaagcgTTGGCAGGAAGAAAGCATTTGAGAGCTGCGAATGGGCGGGGCACCCGGATAGCCTTGCGGGTTTTCGGGTCATGGGCCGTGAAGTGATGCCCGAAAGCCCGCAGTCAGGCTactgattattattattttctttttccaacgGAAAAGATTGGAAACTCATGTATTAACAATGAGAGTTAAATGTAGCCGCCAGAGGAATAAATTCGTCATATACTTTTGTGATTAATGATGAAGAACATTGAAACCCGGAAAAACTAGCTCCACGGCATCATTGTCACTGTACATGTGGTTCAAATGAATATAACATCGCAATTTCTTTGAAAGAGATCAACTCATTTTTGTATCATGCTCTCGTAAGTTATACACGAGAGAGTAAGAAATGAGGGAGACCTATGATGTCGAGACCTTTGCATTGTCCAGGATGAGAAGCTCGAACGAGTGGCTACCCATGGTGACCAAACCGGATGAAACCGTAATATTTGCATATTGCTCTCTTTCTATATATGTTAAGAAGGTTCACTAAGTTTTTGTGTTGCTCAATTACACGGCAAGTGATGTGcttgtgaaattttaaatttccattGCACATATTATagaatgatgtttttttttcatataaattaGAGTTATTTCAAGATTTCTCCATTCCCTTTTTCGCTTATGAAACATGGAAGAGGTAGCGAAGGCTAGAAAACActtattattaaatataaatctTAAGTGAGAAAATACGGTTCATCCGGCACCAGTGGTCTAGTGGTAGAATAGTACCCTGCCACGGTACAGACCCGGGTTCGATTCCCGGCTGGTGCATTGCCTTTTTTATTTCCACTCTTTTGTTCTTCATGGAACtgcaactttcttcccttttctctttcgtttcaTGGTGCGAGAAGTGATTCAACGTTCATCTCCCTGTCAATGGCATGACGGCAATCCCAACAAGCCGGAGTCCAAGCACAAGCTATATTGCCGATGAGAATTCGAATCGGGAAAAGCACGATGTAACTGAGATCTCGGGATTCGACTGGAGTAGAGTCCAAATAGCTATCTCACAATATATAACACAATTTTACGTACCAGCACCAAATTTCGTTTTTGAATCAGCAACAGGGACACAACGAAGCCTACGCAGACCCATTCTCTCGTCTCGAACATCTCATCCAAACTTCATCCAAAGAGCGCGTGCATCAGTCTCTCTACAGAACATGGACGAGAAGCACGGTCGTCGATGCATCGCCGAATCGATGCAGCAGTTTTTCCTCCTGTTTTCCAGACTCGCTCTCTGGCTTTTTGCCACGCTCCCTCCTATAAGACCATGCATGTTTCGACGGCCTTCGCTCGAACCGTCCGTATCGAATGATTCGACTCGGCTAGCTCGATCGGGACATCGCAAGAAAATGACGCGCCTCAGCGTTCGACGTCacgagagacggagagagaatCGAGACTTGCTACATCGCTGGAACTGCAGGTCTTCCGAGTTCAGTCCGGTGTGAACGGGAGCTTTCTCCTTCTTCAGGTGGCGCTGGCGTCAACGGAAGAATCAAAGGTATAAAAGTCGGCTCAAATTGTCAATGTAGGCCCAATCCCAAAAAGTCCGCGGCCCATGTTTCGGTTGAAATTGTTGGCAAAACAGCCTCGTACGTTCTTTTAATAAGGGCAAGACTTCCAACTTTAGTGAAATTAAATTTGGGCGTGCGGATTCTCCCCTCTCGTTTCACATTGGTCATTCCATTCTTTTCAAATGCTAGTGCCGTTCCAATTTTCAACACTTCTAGAAATTAAGGAGAGATTGCTATTAAACAATGAAAATAGGCACTCGCGGTTCgccttttataaaaatttatattatgcaAATCAGATCCATCCTTGCCCCACCCGATGCGTAGGTCGATACATGTGGCCCCATTGCACCATAAAAGCTCCGTTAATTGTGGGCTTTGATTGTCCTTCTACGACCAGGGCGGCGTGGATTTTATTTCGATGAGTTCGGATTGAATTGTCGTCGCTGACCTTGCGCTTAGTTCGTGTATGTTAAGATATTAGAGCCACTTAGACAATTAAACATCAATTGACCTCAACAACACATACGTTCATCTGTCCAAGCTCCCATTATTTGAGCAAAGAGAAAGATAATAGTGTCCCTTCCCTTCCCATTTTTACATGTTGACCAAAGGGCTTCGCGTGTCGACATTATCCATGATAATCACACTGACCCGTTTGCACGAGCATTCCTTGTTCATTAGTATGAAAAGTCAGTTTTGAATCTTTCTCATGTCCATCATTCTTCATTCAATATATGTACAAGTCACCAGTGCTAactttattactttttattcaATTCGAAGATGTTTGTTTtgacgaaaaatgaatgatatgaaaaataaattctcaaaaaataattctttatatcacttacaaaaatgaaaaaacgaaaaatatttttatattcacgaaaatatttgaaataaatcTCGTGGAAATTAAACTGTTCAACTATTTATGGGAGATCTGCACAATTGGATCTCCCTTctgggatttggattttgtcCAGCGTCCAAGACAAGAATTTCAATAAATGCTTTTGCTCGATTGCATTTCACCTcagatctctccctccctctctctctctaacggAGATTTGAACCTGCGTATTTGGACCAATCGTACGTACATGGCAGAAAGCATGAATGATACTTCAGAATCCAATCTAGGCCCATTTATTTCCAGAGACCTAATCCTTTATATCACCTGTTCaacgaaaagagagagagagagggagaacggaAGTCATGATGCTCCTCGAGATATTCACTAGGGAGCGAGACTCTACTCGAACTTTGATACCATGccaaaagatttcaaaattcaaattcaaaaaccTGAATATGTTATGTGTTAAGACATGTATGTTAAGTCCACATCGACTTTATATTCAGGCGCAAGCAACTCATCACTAGACATGAAGTAATAACCACTTTAAATCGGTAATTTTCTATGAATTGCTTGCAAGGTATCTTTAACGCCCAACAAAATTTGATAGAACTTGACTTGTACATTCTCCGTCTTTGATAGATCTAGAAGTCCTTTTATTAGGGCGTGATTTTCGGATGATTAGTCAGGATTGTACTATGCTAACAAGTACAAAGATTTCTAGGATCCTTCTCCTGAggatcaatcaaatcaataacTACCCGAGAAAACGCGAGACTGATTTGGAGAATTTCGTAAAATGATCTTGGTTTTCCACCTAGGTTTCCCCACATGTTTGGAATAGTGGCAAGAGTCATTTCGTGTGCGATTTGGACCATGTCTTGATTGGTCCTTTGATGGTGTTTATGATTGGTTGAGACTTGAAAGTGAAGGCCAAGAAAATGATGGGGATTtgaaaaagtatttttatttcaaaaatatttttttttgtccaagcGACTAACAAATTTGACACTTGCaaccaaccaaaaaataaaatgacaaatttgacCCTCCATCAGAAATAGGGAtggaaaaaatttccaaactatGCCTATTTTGACACACTTTTATGttagaatcttttcttttctttttttgtgataaaaaaatcataaacttgtaTATGTGCGATGCATTTAACTCATGTCAATATTCCGTCAATGACCactattaaaaattttctttcatggaCAACAGAAGGCAAACCATGTTGATAATGGCACCTATGTGacttaagaaaaacaaaaacgacatcgttttaaCTAAAAAGATCATTTGACTTAACATTGATGGGGGGTTAAATATATCACACGaatacaagtttgagattttttgtgttgcaggaaaatgtttggggtaaatatgtcataaatgaTATACTTAGAGAGTTTTTCATGttagcaaaaaaatttaagagaaatgTATTAAGATAGACATAATTTGTGATCTTTtacaattctttttctttgtaattTTGTGAAAAAGGAAAGGTCAAAATTGTCATGTGCTCATTTAAGTCTCCAATTCACCAGTGCCCTTTTTCTCTCCAATTTGGAGAGGTCGTTAAAATGTTGGTTGCAATGGATTTCAATGAATTTGACATTTCGTTACCTACCATTTCTTTCCATCATTCCCAAACATAGGCTTGCGGTAATCCTAGGTTCCTAAGTTTGTGTGTAAACCATTGATTCTGACtgaaaacaaaatcatccaAGCCTTGGACGTTTGTATTTGTTTGGTAGGGGGTATAATCAAGTTGAGTCAAGCCAACAATTGCCGAGCTGGAGCTAGATTCGCCTAATCTAGGTACAATGCTCAAAACTTGACTCGAGCTCAATTGAGTAGTAAAATCTATGCTCCAACTAGACCTGAGTGAAAAATTGAGATTCCCAACTCTATCATAACAAGATACAATGAATCTGGGCGAATGGCTTGATAAGCTTGAACATCATCCCAACATTTAATTAAATGTGGGTTTACTGTGAAAAATTTTAGTACTTTCATATGTGTGTATATAAATCGTTGGAAAAGAATTATGGAAATTCAATTAGGCTTGATGAGCTTGGCATTGGCATACTCCAACTTCACTCAATAAAATACTTTATTATAACTCGAGCTCAACTCGAATTAAAATCAATCATTATAACTTGAGCTCAACTCGAATTAAAATAAAGCAAGTACATCTCAAATGATCGTACTTGCAAATGGCTTGACACAATTTAATTCCATTTGTTTTGGATAGGGAAAAATGTGAATTCTAGAGGATCAAATCGATCAGATCACGCGTGAAGGCCACTTGGCCGAACCATTTGATTCAAGTGAAGGCAAGCCTTGATTAGCTATTAAGGATGATGTATAAGGTCATTGGAACCCGCCAACAACGGTTGCTCATCTTCAACATACCAAATCGtgggaaattgtccaattaaTCCTAAGTCTATTATACAAATgttaattttgtcataaatttttcaattttctcaatttagttctaaacttctGCTTAAAGTTCCGATGTAGTCATTCCGAtcaattttcgccaaaaatctctaatttggcaaaatcgaaaaatttacaACTACATTGGAACATACCGCGTAGGACGTTTCACGTGCCGCATAAGATGACAAGATCACCACATCGGCTATTTCCGACGAAAGTTGGCCAGAATaactatatt
This region includes:
- the LOC104443165 gene encoding protein INAPERTURATE POLLEN1; this translates as MGLRRLRCVPVADSKTKFGAANPFKKTRRFADFYAEWFDALERTLLPLLRDSLSSSSSSSSTSVQLSAAVHALHCHLQSYYSALNLAASSSSADQLPRLLCPPWRNSLERPFLFLGDLHPYVFTTLLRSLLENDGDDSDDEGAGVFLEDDCNQLSGRPWQVLTAWKNPSKHTISRMEQIECGVRLMVPALWDRAKAEQAHFADRVADQWTRASGKKKKETTATVGKAAAAAAQGLAGVFLDANRLRKSVLADIMSATNLYQAGLFLEALAQFLVGLRDPELLEKFQHCPVKMR